A window from Chitinophaga filiformis encodes these proteins:
- a CDS encoding Crp/Fnr family transcriptional regulator yields the protein MLSSENTSVEQLINYFKNYFPLNSKERAELFVHFAERRIKRRGFILQQGDVCRHFTFVVSGCFKMYAVDKNGKEHNIQFAAENDWITDLASFYAEKPSQLYIEATEPSLILQIKHPDLLSLYINHHKFDRNFRIIIEQKFIALQNRVLQNISSTAEERYQSFLEQYPHISNRLPNTQIASYLGITPEFLSKIRKDLAQKPNP from the coding sequence ATGTTGAGTAGTGAAAATACATCGGTAGAACAGTTAATTAACTATTTCAAAAATTACTTCCCTCTTAACAGCAAGGAACGTGCAGAGTTATTTGTTCATTTCGCAGAGCGCAGGATAAAGCGCCGTGGTTTTATTCTCCAGCAGGGGGATGTGTGCCGTCATTTTACATTTGTCGTAAGTGGCTGCTTTAAAATGTATGCGGTGGATAAAAACGGGAAAGAACACAATATCCAGTTTGCCGCTGAGAATGACTGGATCACGGACCTGGCCAGTTTTTATGCTGAGAAGCCAAGTCAGCTTTATATAGAGGCAACAGAACCCTCCCTCATCTTACAGATCAAACATCCCGACCTGCTTTCGCTCTACATCAACCACCACAAATTTGACCGCAATTTCAGGATCATCATCGAACAAAAATTCATCGCCCTGCAAAACAGGGTGTTGCAGAATATTAGCTCAACGGCAGAAGAACGATATCAATCCTTCCTGGAGCAATATCCACATATCTCCAACCGTTTGCCTAATACACAGATAGCGTCCTACCTGGGAATTACGCCGGAATTTCTCAGTAAGATCCGTAAAGACCTGGCACAAAAGCCGAACCCTTAA
- a CDS encoding MGMT family protein, producing MMNDPDFNKLVYEIARLVPKGRVTSYGAIAKALGKGNYSRMVGHAMGACGREKPPVPAQRVVNSQGQLTGEPAGIAARKKLLEKEGVEVKGDKVVNFKKFFWDPVKEL from the coding sequence ATGATGAACGACCCGGACTTCAACAAACTTGTTTATGAGATTGCCAGACTAGTTCCAAAAGGCCGCGTAACCTCTTATGGAGCAATTGCAAAAGCATTGGGGAAAGGTAATTACTCCCGTATGGTAGGACATGCAATGGGCGCCTGCGGTCGTGAGAAGCCACCGGTACCGGCACAGCGGGTAGTAAACAGCCAGGGACAACTGACGGGAGAACCTGCAGGTATTGCAGCCAGGAAGAAATTGCTTGAAAAAGAAGGAGTGGAAGTCAAAGGCGATAAGGTGGTGAACTTTAAAAAGTTCTTCTGGGATCCGGTAAAAGAATTATAG
- a CDS encoding nuclear transport factor 2 family protein, producing MGLQEEKRAVQQLLTAYANTLNTAKTALIHIFYTADGIFMAPGIKTLSYQDLLSRNSGSYLKRTKFHIDFTVEDIVLDTRYAFVQATAIVTTQDPETGQPSIKRSRDHFVLRKEGKAWKIYRYMFNDAEHH from the coding sequence ATGGGCCTTCAGGAAGAAAAACGGGCGGTGCAACAATTGCTGACTGCTTATGCAAACACCTTAAACACGGCAAAGACAGCACTGATTCATATCTTTTATACCGCAGACGGCATCTTTATGGCGCCTGGTATCAAAACACTCAGCTACCAGGACCTGTTAAGCCGGAATAGCGGCAGCTATCTCAAAAGAACAAAGTTTCATATCGATTTTACGGTAGAGGATATTGTACTGGATACCCGGTATGCCTTTGTGCAGGCGACAGCCATTGTTACCACCCAGGATCCGGAAACAGGCCAGCCATCTATAAAACGAAGCAGGGATCATTTTGTGCTTCGCAAAGAGGGGAAAGCATGGAAGATCTATCGTTACATGTTCAATGATGCTGAACATCATTAG
- a CDS encoding KamA family radical SAM protein: protein MSKFKSYNINQLDKIPQLMLLDHRQMEDIRIVSEIYPFKTNNYVLENLINWTNVPDDPIFRLNFPHKEMLTELHYDQLKWGMRNMDEVSYRNLIHDIRLSLNPHPAGQVDHNTPYFLGEKLEGMQHKYRNTILFFPSHSQTCHAYCTFCFRWPQFVNEPGFKMQAKEIDPLVAYLRANPYISDVLLTGGDPMVMSPRILANYLLPLLEVKSLKVIRIGTKSLSYWPHKFVTDPEKDELLQLLGKVSAAGKHLAIMAHFNHYVEFETAVAQEAIFNLRKIGAEIRTQAPLLRNINNKVRIWSTMWERQVQLGCVPYYMFLPRDTGAQHYFAESLETALHIYRGAVQLTGGLCRTARGPVMSMTTGKVELLDIEDDVYQLRFLQHRNSALAFKTFRARGRNEQPKWFDDLACHDERYREFFADQDDYDRNEVQYGNISLQL, encoded by the coding sequence ATGTCTAAGTTTAAATCATACAATATCAATCAGCTTGATAAGATTCCCCAGTTGATGTTACTGGATCACAGGCAGATGGAGGACATCAGGATAGTCAGCGAGATCTATCCTTTTAAAACGAACAACTATGTACTGGAGAATCTTATTAACTGGACAAATGTTCCCGACGACCCGATCTTTCGCCTGAACTTTCCACACAAGGAAATGCTGACGGAATTACATTATGATCAATTGAAATGGGGAATGCGGAACATGGATGAAGTATCCTACCGTAACCTGATCCATGATATACGTTTGTCACTGAACCCACATCCTGCCGGCCAGGTGGATCATAACACACCTTATTTCCTGGGGGAAAAACTGGAGGGAATGCAACATAAGTACCGCAATACGATATTGTTCTTCCCCAGTCATAGTCAGACCTGTCATGCCTATTGCACCTTCTGTTTCAGGTGGCCTCAGTTCGTTAATGAGCCGGGCTTTAAGATGCAGGCAAAGGAAATAGACCCCCTGGTAGCTTACCTGCGGGCCAATCCGTACATCTCTGATGTGTTGCTGACGGGAGGGGATCCCATGGTCATGAGCCCCCGTATCCTCGCCAATTACCTCTTGCCCCTGCTGGAAGTAAAGAGCCTGAAGGTGATCAGGATAGGCACTAAATCGCTCAGCTACTGGCCTCATAAGTTCGTTACGGACCCCGAAAAGGATGAACTGCTGCAGTTGCTGGGCAAAGTATCAGCTGCGGGCAAACACCTGGCTATAATGGCGCATTTTAATCATTATGTGGAGTTTGAAACAGCGGTAGCACAGGAGGCGATATTCAACCTGCGGAAGATAGGGGCCGAGATACGCACACAGGCGCCCTTGCTCAGAAATATCAACAATAAGGTCAGGATCTGGTCCACCATGTGGGAGCGGCAGGTACAGCTGGGTTGTGTGCCCTATTACATGTTCCTTCCCAGGGATACGGGCGCCCAGCATTACTTTGCAGAATCATTGGAGACAGCATTGCATATTTACCGGGGGGCCGTACAACTGACAGGTGGCTTATGCCGTACCGCCAGGGGACCGGTAATGTCTATGACCACCGGCAAGGTTGAATTGCTGGACATTGAAGATGATGTATACCAGTTACGTTTCCTGCAACACAGGAACAGCGCCCTGGCATTTAAGACATTCAGGGCCCGGGGAAGGAATGAACAGCCGAAATGGTTTGATGATCTTGCCTGTCACGATGAGCGTTACAGGGAATTTTTCGCAGACCAGGATGATTATGACAGAAATGAAGTACAGTACGGTAATATTTCTTTACAGCTGTAA
- a CDS encoding MBL fold metallo-hydrolase, protein MENEVVYLRPNVVLEPLIDKWYAWTHLIYPPTAAMNIQSRHLRIMSSYVQAPQVHAAAIRNPKMLGGPFMNYETNRAEDIKQLIAETKENRKHMLELAEAIRDLDNLLQQEAHGFALDPLYEKVPDILKGLVEINYDLHNNPGFRFFEQLMYKSEYYNEDAQSLAMWLTTNDERPFVLSTARLKDTTSIELNIPFSSSLVDHLHQMRTVPGSFSEIKEALGIADEDLALFQSFFTTEAPPKYERYTGDKIRMRYFGHACILVETKEISILVDPVISYYGYQAEVERFSYSDLPEEIDYILITHNHQDHILFETMLYLRHKTKKIIVPRGSMGNLQDPNLKLMFNMIGFRNVVELEEMESITYSNCTITGLPFLGEHGDLNIRSKLCYHVRIGSQSMLFLADSCNIEPRLYEHVVKQTGPVDIIFLGMECDGAPFTWVYGPLMTEEIQREKDLSRRLAGSNFPRGQALVNTFKPRELYVYAMGLEPWIEFISSVRYHEDANPIVASNKLITDCGENNIAAERLFGEKELLYEI, encoded by the coding sequence ATGGAAAATGAAGTGGTATACCTCAGACCCAATGTAGTATTGGAACCCTTAATAGACAAGTGGTATGCCTGGACGCATCTGATCTATCCCCCCACAGCAGCGATGAACATACAGTCGAGGCACCTCCGGATCATGAGTTCTTATGTACAGGCGCCGCAGGTACATGCTGCTGCCATCCGTAATCCAAAAATGCTGGGAGGCCCTTTCATGAACTATGAAACGAACAGGGCGGAAGATATTAAACAACTGATAGCGGAAACAAAGGAAAACAGGAAACATATGCTGGAGCTGGCGGAGGCTATCAGGGACCTGGATAACCTGTTGCAGCAGGAAGCCCATGGTTTTGCACTGGACCCGTTGTATGAGAAAGTACCTGATATACTGAAGGGGCTCGTAGAGATCAACTATGACCTGCATAACAACCCGGGTTTCCGTTTCTTCGAGCAGCTGATGTATAAGAGCGAATATTATAATGAGGACGCCCAGAGCCTGGCCATGTGGCTTACTACCAATGATGAACGCCCCTTTGTACTGAGCACTGCAAGGTTGAAAGATACTACCAGTATAGAACTGAACATTCCCTTTTCCAGCAGCCTGGTAGACCACCTGCACCAGATGAGGACTGTTCCCGGCAGTTTCAGCGAAATAAAAGAGGCACTGGGCATCGCTGATGAAGATCTTGCCTTGTTCCAGTCGTTTTTTACAACGGAGGCGCCGCCAAAATATGAGCGCTATACCGGCGATAAGATACGGATGCGTTATTTCGGACATGCCTGCATATTGGTAGAAACGAAGGAGATCTCTATCCTGGTGGACCCCGTTATCAGCTATTATGGTTACCAGGCGGAAGTGGAAAGATTCTCATATAGCGATCTGCCGGAAGAAATAGATTACATCCTGATCACACATAATCACCAGGACCATATCCTGTTTGAAACCATGCTTTACCTGCGTCACAAGACGAAAAAGATCATTGTGCCAAGAGGCAGTATGGGCAACCTGCAGGACCCGAATCTCAAGCTGATGTTCAATATGATCGGCTTCCGGAATGTAGTGGAGCTGGAGGAAATGGAATCTATCACATACAGCAACTGTACGATCACCGGATTGCCTTTCCTGGGTGAGCACGGTGATCTGAATATCCGTTCCAAACTCTGTTATCATGTAAGGATCGGTTCACAGTCCATGTTATTCCTGGCTGATTCCTGCAATATAGAGCCCCGTTTGTATGAGCATGTTGTAAAACAGACGGGGCCTGTGGATATCATCTTCCTGGGCATGGAATGCGACGGCGCTCCTTTTACATGGGTATACGGGCCATTGATGACGGAAGAGATACAAAGGGAAAAGGATCTTTCCCGCAGGCTGGCAGGTTCTAATTTCCCGCGCGGACAGGCACTGGTCAATACGTTCAAACCCCGTGAACTGTATGTGTATGCCATGGGCCTGGAACCCTGGATAGAATTTATCAGCAGTGTAAGGTACCATGAGGATGCCAACCCCATTGTAGCCTCCAATAAGCTGATTACCGATTGCGGCGAAAACAATATTGCCGCAGAAAGACTGTTCGGTGAAAAGGAATTATTGTATGAAATCTGA
- a CDS encoding S41 family peptidase: MTKTPLISSILCICLVLTLISCRHTYTLTASDANRINISPAAISYYNTAFEQIRSQSIKAGKINFEQLYSSGLDHMKNARTAADTYDAIRHVLAGLQDNHSFFQAPLGEGKSIITALSTKPGSFPFTTSIVEGQIGKIVLNSYNSIDEADQHAIADSLYRAIAYMSTQQLNGLIIDFRVMEGGSAPPFLCAFAPLINKDMLLGYKDNRGHKAQITRYKNGVYYKDGRKIFRLAYLTNYTTPALSQLPIAIITGRYTASAGEMILISFLGLPNVKLFGEPTYGVPTGKSNIFLADSAFISLTSSTTYDRLGHDYDGPVLPDQKLDLSATTDEELYALVKKWMATR, encoded by the coding sequence ATGACAAAAACGCCCTTGATCAGTTCAATTCTCTGTATCTGCCTGGTACTGACCCTGATAAGTTGCAGACACACCTATACGCTCACTGCCAGCGATGCGAACAGGATAAACATCTCCCCCGCTGCCATCAGCTACTACAATACAGCTTTCGAACAGATACGATCACAATCCATTAAGGCAGGAAAGATCAATTTCGAACAGTTATACAGCTCGGGGCTTGATCATATGAAAAATGCCAGGACGGCGGCTGATACTTACGACGCAATACGACACGTACTGGCCGGCCTGCAGGACAATCACAGCTTCTTCCAGGCTCCATTGGGAGAAGGGAAGTCAATCATCACAGCACTGAGTACCAAACCGGGGAGTTTCCCTTTTACCACCAGTATTGTAGAAGGACAAATAGGTAAGATAGTGCTCAACTCGTACAACTCTATTGATGAGGCAGACCAACATGCTATAGCAGATAGTCTGTACAGGGCTATTGCATATATGAGTACACAACAACTCAATGGCCTGATCATCGACTTCAGAGTGATGGAAGGCGGTAGTGCCCCTCCTTTTCTCTGCGCATTCGCTCCATTGATCAATAAGGATATGCTGCTTGGATATAAGGATAACCGGGGACATAAAGCCCAAATCACCAGGTATAAGAATGGCGTCTATTACAAAGACGGCAGAAAGATCTTCAGGCTTGCCTATCTCACCAACTATACAACGCCGGCGCTATCACAGCTGCCTATTGCGATCATCACCGGGCGCTATACCGCCAGTGCAGGAGAAATGATCCTGATATCTTTCCTGGGCCTGCCCAACGTAAAGTTGTTCGGCGAACCAACGTATGGCGTTCCCACAGGGAAGAGTAACATCTTCCTGGCTGATAGCGCCTTCATTTCTCTGACGAGCAGCACGACCTATGACCGTCTCGGTCACGATTACGATGGTCCTGTTCTTCCGGACCAAAAGCTGGACCTGTCTGCAACAACTGATGAGGAATTATATGCGCTTGTTAAAAAATGGATGGCGACCCGATAA
- a CDS encoding sensor histidine kinase, which produces MKLLTKLTLTSTLSKIATVILFIILLPALIDRVAFQSTNRLLKQQAKKVMTNIQTNGIDYYLQGDSTYGSYTLLREEYISLERARHIFSPDTIQTAQRIIEGDTVMYRILNQAFEYNDQLYELEIGKTIASISQYNGPLQRIALYVLGILTILTLLTDISFTRILLKPLQTIIQTKLINPVFPFKEIPPPIRTTTVDFRYLDNSLIALMNRIKEDFDREREFTSNASHELMTPIGILQTKMENLLLANDLDETAMEKIMEMMKTLNRLKKIVHSLLLISRIENDQYTRQDNIQPEKMIGEIIQELSHRLEDRNIRITASLQPHITLYNMNHDLLFQLFYNLINNAIRYNKPDGSIHIGDTLAADGSYTIAIRDTGIGFEPADIDTIFNRFRKKNTIDGEGYGLGLSIVKSIADYHGIRLKVISELDAGTTIDVIFPPVA; this is translated from the coding sequence GTGAAGCTGCTTACCAAACTTACGCTTACCTCCACCCTGTCCAAGATAGCAACGGTGATACTCTTTATTATACTGTTGCCTGCTCTCATAGACAGGGTTGCTTTTCAAAGCACCAATCGCCTGTTGAAACAACAGGCAAAAAAGGTAATGACCAATATCCAGACCAATGGTATAGATTATTACCTGCAGGGCGATTCAACATATGGCAGTTACACCCTGCTCAGGGAAGAATATATATCCCTTGAACGGGCCCGGCATATCTTCTCACCGGACACTATTCAGACGGCGCAGCGGATTATAGAGGGTGATACCGTCATGTATCGCATACTTAACCAGGCCTTTGAATACAATGACCAGCTGTACGAACTGGAGATTGGCAAAACGATCGCATCTATCAGTCAGTATAATGGTCCGCTGCAGAGAATTGCGCTGTATGTACTGGGCATACTGACAATACTCACACTGCTGACGGATATTTCGTTTACGCGCATCCTCCTCAAGCCCCTGCAAACGATCATTCAGACGAAACTGATCAACCCTGTCTTTCCCTTCAAGGAAATCCCCCCTCCTATCCGCACTACAACGGTTGACTTCAGGTATCTCGACAATTCCCTCATCGCGTTGATGAACCGGATAAAGGAAGACTTCGACAGGGAAAGAGAATTTACCTCCAACGCCTCTCATGAGCTGATGACGCCCATAGGCATCCTGCAGACCAAGATGGAAAATCTGTTGCTGGCAAATGATCTCGACGAAACAGCGATGGAAAAGATCATGGAAATGATGAAGACGCTCAATCGCCTGAAGAAGATAGTGCATTCACTGCTGCTGATATCCAGGATTGAAAATGATCAATATACCCGGCAGGATAACATCCAGCCGGAAAAGATGATCGGCGAGATCATACAGGAATTAAGCCACCGGCTGGAAGACAGGAATATCCGGATCACTGCTTCCCTGCAGCCGCATATTACATTGTACAATATGAACCACGACCTGCTGTTCCAGTTATTCTATAATCTTATTAACAATGCCATCCGGTATAACAAGCCGGATGGCAGCATCCACATCGGTGATACACTGGCTGCGGATGGTTCTTATACTATTGCCATCCGGGACACAGGAATAGGATTTGAGCCGGCAGATATCGACACGATATTCAATCGTTTCAGGAAAAAGAATACAATAGACGGAGAAGGTTATGGACTTGGCCTGTCCATAGTAAAAAGCATTGCCGACTATCATGGCATCAGGCTAAAAGTGATCTCAGAACTAGATGCAGGCACTACCATAGATGTGATATTTCCACCAGTAGCCTGA
- a CDS encoding Crp/Fnr family transcriptional regulator: MIFHFRDKFPQLNVFWDKYLPFQTRLEVPAKTILLEEGKISQNYIFIEKGCVRTFFNNNGEEKTVHFFFENEGLTSFNSFVNSIPSQFAVETIEPSVIYLLPKQYATQMIEELMEERNFMQMMLQIFAQRQTYYTNELISFIRDTPEQRYLNLLKDRPHIVQRVPQHYIASYLGVTKVHLSRIKSKIARGKSHF, translated from the coding sequence ATGATTTTTCACTTCAGGGATAAATTCCCTCAGCTGAATGTATTCTGGGATAAATACCTCCCGTTCCAGACCCGTTTGGAAGTTCCTGCAAAGACCATTTTGCTGGAAGAAGGAAAGATTTCCCAGAACTATATTTTCATAGAAAAAGGTTGTGTGCGCACCTTCTTCAATAATAATGGCGAAGAGAAAACGGTACATTTTTTCTTCGAAAATGAAGGCTTAACCTCGTTCAACAGCTTTGTTAATAGCATTCCAAGCCAGTTTGCTGTCGAAACGATTGAGCCCTCTGTTATTTATCTGCTGCCGAAGCAATATGCCACGCAGATGATAGAGGAATTAATGGAGGAGCGGAACTTTATGCAGATGATGTTACAGATATTTGCGCAGCGGCAGACGTATTATACAAATGAGCTCATTTCCTTTATCCGCGATACGCCCGAGCAACGTTATCTGAACCTGCTGAAGGACAGGCCGCATATTGTACAGCGGGTGCCGCAGCATTATATTGCGTCTTACCTGGGAGTAACAAAAGTACACCTGAGCCGTATCAAGAGTAAAATAGCGAGGGGAAAATCGCATTTCTGA
- a CDS encoding zinc-binding alcohol dehydrogenase family protein, which translates to MKAAVLYQPGGPENFSLEQRPVPVPGEGQVLVKVKAFGLNRSELMTRKGLSPSVSFPRVLGIECVGEVENDPAGAYKRGQKVAAFMGEMGRAYDGSYAEYAVLPSSILTPFNSHLSWEQLGAIPEMFQTVYGSLHLALGIQQNETLLIRGGTSSIGMLATQMAKKQGLYVVATTRKPEKEQLLLDNGVDEVLIDDGHLAPKVRASFPGGIDKILELVGTATLKDSLRCAAQGGTVCMTGMLAEQWTINDFAPMEYIPATVRLTMYSTGQIRVDQSHFQAFIRDVEAGDIKLNISCTFKLDDIAAAHRLMDSNSADGKIVVVV; encoded by the coding sequence ATGAAAGCAGCAGTATTATACCAGCCCGGTGGACCGGAAAACTTTTCCCTGGAGCAAAGACCAGTGCCCGTTCCGGGCGAAGGCCAGGTGTTGGTGAAGGTAAAAGCATTTGGATTGAACAGATCAGAATTAATGACACGCAAGGGTCTATCCCCCAGCGTTAGTTTTCCCAGGGTACTGGGTATTGAATGTGTGGGTGAAGTCGAAAATGATCCGGCAGGAGCATACAAACGGGGACAGAAAGTAGCTGCATTCATGGGGGAAATGGGACGGGCATATGATGGTAGTTATGCAGAATACGCAGTACTCCCCAGCTCTATCCTCACGCCTTTCAACAGTCATTTAAGCTGGGAACAACTGGGCGCCATTCCTGAGATGTTCCAGACGGTTTACGGATCACTGCACCTGGCCCTGGGCATTCAACAGAACGAAACCTTACTGATCAGGGGAGGTACTTCTTCCATTGGTATGCTGGCTACACAGATGGCGAAAAAACAAGGATTGTATGTAGTGGCCACCACCAGGAAGCCGGAAAAGGAACAACTGCTGCTGGATAATGGTGTTGACGAAGTATTGATCGATGATGGCCATCTTGCACCAAAGGTCCGGGCCTCGTTCCCCGGCGGTATAGACAAAATACTTGAACTCGTAGGCACCGCAACGTTAAAGGATTCTCTCAGATGCGCAGCACAGGGAGGCACAGTATGTATGACGGGCATGCTTGCAGAACAGTGGACAATAAATGATTTCGCCCCAATGGAATATATTCCTGCAACGGTTCGCCTCACCATGTACAGCACAGGTCAGATAAGAGTAGACCAATCCCATTTCCAGGCGTTTATCCGGGATGTGGAAGCTGGCGATATAAAGCTGAACATCAGTTGTACATTTAAGCTGGATGATATTGCAGCTGCGCACAGGCTGATGGATAGTAATTCGGCTGACGGGAAGATCGTAGTCGTCGTGTAA
- a CDS encoding zinc-binding alcohol dehydrogenase family protein, giving the protein MKAAVMYQQGALPQYVDFPEPAIQHDDELLVTVKAVAIKHFDKASASGRHYSSEAPQQQGRVIGGDGICLLEDGTRVYGVGVSGMLAEKATIHKDHIAKVPDALDDVLAAALPNAIFGAAMGLKFKAAIQPGDVVLINGATGFTGRIAVQIAKHYGAKRVIATGRNQQSLKDVLALGADDTISILQDDESFKNSIKKIHSETPIDVVIDYLWGHTAEMILACLKGNGAFTNRIRYVSVGSMAGDIIQLSAANLRSVDLQLTGSGLGAWSKSDIRTLFKEILPEMFELAANGKLTAAVTKVQLKDIAELWNLDVPDGQRLVVTI; this is encoded by the coding sequence ATGAAAGCAGCAGTAATGTATCAGCAGGGGGCACTTCCCCAATATGTAGATTTTCCCGAGCCAGCTATTCAGCATGATGATGAACTATTGGTTACTGTAAAAGCAGTAGCTATTAAACACTTTGATAAAGCCAGTGCTTCCGGCAGGCATTATTCCAGTGAGGCGCCGCAACAGCAGGGCCGCGTAATTGGTGGAGATGGTATTTGCCTCCTGGAAGATGGAACAAGAGTATACGGCGTAGGTGTGAGTGGCATGCTGGCGGAAAAAGCGACCATCCATAAAGATCATATAGCAAAAGTCCCCGATGCCCTGGACGATGTCCTGGCAGCTGCACTACCGAATGCAATTTTCGGCGCTGCCATGGGGCTTAAATTCAAAGCAGCTATTCAGCCGGGTGATGTTGTGCTGATCAATGGTGCCACCGGTTTTACAGGCCGTATTGCCGTTCAGATAGCGAAGCATTATGGCGCAAAACGGGTGATCGCAACCGGCAGGAATCAGCAGTCGCTGAAAGATGTACTTGCACTGGGAGCAGACGACACAATTTCCATCCTGCAGGATGATGAAAGCTTTAAGAACAGCATTAAAAAAATACATTCGGAGACGCCCATCGATGTTGTGATCGACTATTTATGGGGACATACCGCAGAAATGATCCTGGCTTGCCTGAAGGGTAACGGCGCATTCACGAACAGGATAAGATATGTGTCTGTCGGTAGCATGGCGGGAGATATCATCCAATTATCAGCAGCCAACCTGCGCAGTGTAGATCTGCAGCTAACGGGTTCAGGACTGGGCGCCTGGTCTAAGTCCGATATCCGCACACTCTTTAAAGAAATATTACCGGAGATGTTCGAGCTTGCTGCCAATGGTAAACTTACAGCAGCAGTTACTAAAGTGCAATTGAAGGATATTGCTGAACTATGGAACCTGGATGTTCCTGACGGGCAGCGCCTGGTAGTGACAATATAA
- a CDS encoding TauD/TfdA family dioxygenase — protein MNLTKSIAHIGEDKLPVFLKFEEQVSTDFFADWYHENRELMDATLLRNGAIHIRGINIDSIDAFSGLMKRLHPATSSFLDGNSSRSKHTSNVYNASEYDAGSIIRLHTEFSYSNLWPAHIFFCCINKADTGGETTVGDCKKVLELLSPAIVEEFEAKGITYIRNLHGGSGLGPSWQEAFETTDKQFMESYCNENGITVKWQPDGAVRLEQTRPAIRKHPVTGDRLWFNQVDQFYPVIYGEEVFETLMFLANNDPNGLPMYARYGDGSEIQKEYIDEIIRVMDDVTIPVPWENGDLLMVDNMLSLHGRLPFTGDRKILVSMA, from the coding sequence ATGAACCTGACTAAATCTATTGCTCACATAGGTGAGGATAAACTGCCCGTGTTCCTGAAATTTGAAGAACAGGTAAGCACTGATTTCTTTGCTGACTGGTATCATGAAAACCGTGAACTGATGGATGCGACCTTGCTGAGGAACGGCGCTATCCACATAAGAGGCATTAATATAGATTCCATTGACGCTTTCAGCGGGTTAATGAAACGGCTGCATCCGGCAACCTCCAGTTTCCTGGATGGCAATTCCAGCAGAAGCAAACATACCTCCAATGTATACAATGCCTCCGAATATGACGCGGGTTCTATCATCCGCCTGCATACAGAATTTTCGTATTCTAACCTGTGGCCGGCACATATCTTCTTCTGTTGCATTAACAAAGCAGATACAGGAGGCGAAACCACTGTGGGCGATTGCAAGAAGGTGCTGGAATTACTTTCTCCTGCTATAGTAGAAGAGTTTGAGGCGAAAGGGATCACCTATATCCGCAACCTGCATGGCGGTTCAGGATTGGGACCTTCCTGGCAGGAGGCGTTTGAAACGACAGACAAACAATTCATGGAGTCTTACTGCAATGAGAACGGCATCACCGTTAAATGGCAGCCGGACGGCGCTGTACGCCTGGAACAGACAAGACCGGCTATCAGGAAACACCCTGTTACCGGCGATCGCCTGTGGTTCAACCAGGTAGACCAGTTTTATCCTGTCATTTATGGCGAAGAAGTGTTTGAAACCCTGATGTTCCTGGCCAACAATGACCCTAATGGCCTGCCCATGTATGCCCGCTATGGTGACGGTTCGGAAATACAGAAAGAATACATTGATGAGATTATCCGGGTAATGGATGATGTAACAATTCCTGTTCCCTGGGAAAATGGTGACCTGTTGATGGTAGACAATATGTTGTCACTGCATGGCCGCCTTCCTTTTACCGGAGATAGAAAGATACTGGTTTCGATGGCCTGA